The genomic region CTTTTTACCTTTTTGTTGTACTTCTTTAATCTTTTGGTATAATTCGTCACTTTCGTATACACCACCACCTGGTGTATTAATGTTTAATAAGACACCTTTTATACTGCTATCATTTTTAATCGTTTCAAGCTGATTGAGAATCAATTGATGATCATAGCCTGAACCTCCTAACAATCCACCTGCTCCTGCGTCCATGATTTCACCATCGACATTAATTTCTGCTATTTGTCTTGATGCATCTCCTTTTTCAATAATTGTAGGTTGCAAGTCTTGTTCAAATGTATTTGAATCTGTAAAAATTGATGATACAACTGTAGTTACAGTGCTCATTAATATTCCTACGATAACAATAGCAACCGCTAATATCATTGCAACAACTCTTTTAGACATATATAACTTCCCTTCAAATTTTTTTCAATTTTATCATAACAAAAACAAGCTATTATTTCGTTAATTTTTAAGAAATAATAGCTTGTTTTTAAATAAATTAAACATTTTAGATTGTAAGGTTGCTCTTTTAGAACAAATCATCTTCCCATGCAGCTTTTTCATTTTGGTGCGAATCATAGTTTTTATCAATCACAAGCGTTTCGATATTCGCAACCGCTTCATTAATCATTTCCTCAAAGTCAAAACCAGATTCATATTTAAGTACTTTTTCAAATTGAGGTTCAGTAACTGGATTTTTCGGTGTGAAAATTGTACAACAGTCCTCATAGGGTTGAATGGATGTTTCAAATGTCCCTAAATCCTTTGCTTTTTCAACAATTTCAGATTTATCTAATGATAATAGTGGACGTAAAATCGGCGTACTTGTAACGGCATTAATCGCATACATGCTCTTTAAAGTTTGGCTCGCGACTTGACCTAAATTTTCACCATTCACAATGGCATCTGCACCAATTTGATGAACGACTTTATCTGCTATACGTAACATCATACGGCGAGTTGAAGTCATTGTATAACGCTCATGCACTACTTTATGAATTTGCTTTTGTACCTCAGTAAAAGGGACAATATGAAGTTTAATAGCCCCTACTCGTGTTGCCATAATACGTGTGAGCTCAATCACTTTTTCTTTTGCTTTGTCACTGGTGAAAGGTGGACTATGAAAGTGAATAGCCTCAATTGTCACACCACGACGCATGACTTCCATCCCTGCTACTGGAGAATCAATCCCACCAGACAGCATCAATAATGTTTTACCTCCTGTTCCTACAGGCAATCCACCAATTGCTTTAATAGTACGGTCATACATATAGATAGCATCTAAGCGGACCTCAATACGAATTTCGTGATCCGGTTGTCTGACATCAACATGAACATCATTTACTACTTTTAAAATAGCTCCACCAACTGCTCTTTGAATGGCATAAGTGTCATGTTCAAATTGTTTATCGGATCGTTTCACTTCGATTTTAAAACTATCTCCATCACGATATTCTTTAGCAAATCTAACAGCATATTGATATACTTCATCCATTGTTTTTTTTATTTTTACAACTGGACTAATGGAATGTACACCATAAACTTTAGATATACGACGCATCATTTCTTCAATATCTGCTTCTGGTTCTAGTTGAATGTACATACGATCTCTGTTAGCTTTCACTTCATACCCTTTTAAAGGCATTAATGCACGTTTCACATTAGAACGCAATTGATTTACAAAAGTTTTACGGTTAGCTCCTTTGAGTGTAAGTTCCCCGTATCTTACGAGAATATGATCATAAATCATTGATTAATAACTCCTTTACTTCTTGATAGACATCATCAAATACGTTTTTAAATTTTGTCATTTCGACATCATTAAGGGCATGATCAAAAGAGAGTCGAATACTTCCTAAAATACGATTTTTTGAAATACCCATTTCATATAAGACTTCATTAAGTGTAGCATGCTTAGAAGAACATGCGCTTGTTGTTGAGACCATCACATTTTGCTTTGAGAATGCATTAACGAGTACTTCCCCTCTTACGCCTGGAAAGCTGATATTTAATATGTGTGCCGAAGCATCCTCAGGTGAATTAATATAAACGCCATTGTATGTACGTATAAATTGTCTAAGTGCACTGTTCATAGTACGAAGTTCATTGTAACGGTCGTTGTGCTGTTTAATAGTGATATTAATTGCTTTGGCTAATGCAACATTATTAGGTAGGTTTACTGTACCACTTCTTATCCCGAACTCTTGTCCACCGCCTTGGATAATAGGATAAATACTATGTTCATTGTTAAGAATTAATAGTCCTTGCCCTTTTAACCCATTAAATTTATGTCCGCTCAACGAAAGACTATCAATGCCCTCACTTATAAATGGTACTTTACCAATTGCTTGGACGGCATCCACATGAAAATGAACTTTGGGGTAATCCGTTAGTATATCAATGATTTTCTTAATAGGTTGGATTTGACCCATAATATTATTAACATGCATACAAGTTAATAATATAACGTCTTGATTTAACAACGTCTTTAAGTGTTCTAAATCAATTTGACCCGAAGCCGTAATATTGACATATTTTAAGTGAAATCCTTCTTCGTGAAGTTCTCGCATAACTTCCAATACTGAAGGATGCTCCAAACGTGATGTAATAATAGTCTTACCGAAAGACCTTTTTTGATAAGCCGCACCTTTTAAAGCCATGTTATTAGATTCTGTCGCACCACTTGTAAATACAACACATTGTTCGTCAAGATTAAGCGCTTGCTTAATTTGAGCCCTTGCTTCAGTTAATAACCGTTGCGCTTCTAATCCTTTATCGTGTGGGCTGTTAGGATTAAAATAAAAGCTTTCATTAACTTTAACAAAACTTGTTAATACAGCAGCATTGGGTTTTGTGGTCGCTGCATTATCTAAATATAGCATTAAAATGACGCCTCCCATTTTTAAAATCACTATTCATTGTACTACAATTCATACACAGTTTGTAAATCACATTCGATATTTTCTATGATTTCATCACTGCCGTCAAGCTATTTATACGAATATTAGTGCTACTCTAGTTATTAAGCATAAAACAT from Staphylococcus felis harbors:
- a CDS encoding cysteine desulfurase family protein, producing MLYLDNAATTKPNAAVLTSFVKVNESFYFNPNSPHDKGLEAQRLLTEARAQIKQALNLDEQCVVFTSGATESNNMALKGAAYQKRSFGKTIITSRLEHPSVLEVMRELHEEGFHLKYVNITASGQIDLEHLKTLLNQDVILLTCMHVNNIMGQIQPIKKIIDILTDYPKVHFHVDAVQAIGKVPFISEGIDSLSLSGHKFNGLKGQGLLILNNEHSIYPIIQGGGQEFGIRSGTVNLPNNVALAKAINITIKQHNDRYNELRTMNSALRQFIRTYNGVYINSPEDASAHILNISFPGVRGEVLVNAFSKQNVMVSTTSACSSKHATLNEVLYEMGISKNRILGSIRLSFDHALNDVEMTKFKNVFDDVYQEVKELLINDL
- the thiI gene encoding tRNA uracil 4-sulfurtransferase ThiI; this translates as MIYDHILVRYGELTLKGANRKTFVNQLRSNVKRALMPLKGYEVKANRDRMYIQLEPEADIEEMMRRISKVYGVHSISPVVKIKKTMDEVYQYAVRFAKEYRDGDSFKIEVKRSDKQFEHDTYAIQRAVGGAILKVVNDVHVDVRQPDHEIRIEVRLDAIYMYDRTIKAIGGLPVGTGGKTLLMLSGGIDSPVAGMEVMRRGVTIEAIHFHSPPFTSDKAKEKVIELTRIMATRVGAIKLHIVPFTEVQKQIHKVVHERYTMTSTRRMMLRIADKVVHQIGADAIVNGENLGQVASQTLKSMYAINAVTSTPILRPLLSLDKSEIVEKAKDLGTFETSIQPYEDCCTIFTPKNPVTEPQFEKVLKYESGFDFEEMINEAVANIETLVIDKNYDSHQNEKAAWEDDLF